In Hydrogenovibrio marinus, a single genomic region encodes these proteins:
- the tyrS gene encoding tyrosine--tRNA ligase has product MKSVEEQLAIIKRGAEEILVEKELIEKLESGKPLRVKAGFDPTAPDLHLGHTVLINKLKQFQDLGHEVLFLIGDFTAMIGDPTGKSATRPPLSPEAIEKNAETYKEQVFKILDPAKTTVMFNSEWMGQMTAADMIKLAATQTVARMLERNDFEDRYKSGTPIAIHEFLYPLVQGYDSVAMDADIELGGTDQKFNLLMGRTLQSHFGKKPQCTLTMPILEGLDGVQKMSKSLGNYIGIKDEPNDMFGKVMSVSDELMWRYYELLSFLSLEEIEELKRSVENGENPRNVKIKLALELIERFHSAEAAQSALKDFETKFSKNAIPDEMPEFTFNEAMPLANLLKEAGLVGSTSDAHRMIKQGAVKLNGEKIEDGRVTVEACEKQVYQVGKRKFARVTINC; this is encoded by the coding sequence ATGAAGTCAGTAGAAGAACAGTTGGCCATTATTAAACGTGGCGCAGAAGAGATTTTGGTTGAAAAAGAGCTGATTGAGAAGTTGGAATCAGGTAAGCCTTTGCGAGTAAAAGCAGGCTTTGATCCGACAGCACCTGATTTGCACTTGGGTCATACCGTGTTAATTAATAAGCTTAAGCAGTTTCAGGATTTAGGGCACGAAGTGTTGTTCTTGATTGGTGACTTCACTGCGATGATTGGTGATCCTACTGGAAAGAGTGCTACGCGCCCGCCGCTATCGCCAGAAGCAATTGAGAAGAACGCAGAGACTTATAAAGAACAGGTCTTTAAAATTCTTGATCCAGCAAAAACCACGGTCATGTTTAATTCCGAGTGGATGGGGCAAATGACAGCGGCAGATATGATTAAGTTGGCAGCCACACAAACCGTTGCGCGTATGTTGGAGCGTAATGACTTTGAAGACCGCTACAAGTCTGGAACGCCAATTGCCATCCATGAGTTTTTATATCCATTGGTGCAAGGTTATGACTCTGTTGCGATGGATGCTGATATCGAGTTGGGTGGAACGGATCAGAAGTTTAACTTATTGATGGGGCGTACGCTGCAGTCACACTTTGGCAAAAAGCCGCAATGTACTTTGACTATGCCAATTCTTGAAGGTTTGGATGGCGTGCAAAAGATGTCCAAATCATTGGGTAACTATATTGGTATTAAAGACGAGCCGAATGATATGTTTGGTAAAGTCATGTCTGTCTCTGACGAATTGATGTGGCGCTATTATGAATTGTTGTCTTTCTTGTCCTTGGAAGAAATAGAAGAATTGAAGCGTTCTGTTGAGAATGGTGAAAACCCAAGAAACGTTAAAATTAAGTTGGCGCTTGAATTGATCGAACGCTTCCATTCTGCTGAAGCGGCACAATCTGCATTAAAAGACTTTGAAACCAAGTTCTCGAAAAATGCAATTCCAGATGAAATGCCGGAATTTACGTTTAACGAAGCAATGCCGTTAGCGAATTTATTAAAAGAAGCTGGCTTGGTTGGTTCGACTTCAGATGCACATCGTATGATTAAACAAGGCGCTGTTAAATTGAATGGCGAAAAAATCGAAGATGGTCGTGTTACGGTTGAAGCTTGTGAGAAGCAGGTTTACCAAGTTGGTAAGCGAAAGTTTGCACGAGTGACGATTAACTGTTAA
- a CDS encoding transglycosylase SLT domain-containing protein, whose amino-acid sequence MNTALKTALLLTFFILVSSCTTNPPKQTHDNICHIYGYDSDWEGAAKASSKRWGIPEYILMAFIYQESRFKDDAQPKREYALGIIPLPRDSSAYGYSQAQDPAWYEYQKSTGNRFAKRTNVEDSLDFIGWYNYQSHIKNRIRRDDAYRLYLAYHEGQGGYSRKTYLKKKWLLHVATKVKNRAELYKKQLIACHKIPPEKVIKKSTPKNKGKCNAPWPYC is encoded by the coding sequence ATGAATACAGCCTTAAAGACTGCCTTACTACTTACATTCTTTATACTGGTTTCCAGTTGTACTACCAATCCACCTAAACAAACACATGACAATATCTGCCACATTTATGGGTATGATAGCGACTGGGAAGGAGCAGCTAAAGCATCCTCAAAAAGATGGGGCATTCCAGAGTACATCCTAATGGCATTTATCTACCAAGAATCTAGATTTAAGGATGATGCTCAACCCAAACGCGAATACGCACTTGGTATTATCCCGCTACCCAGAGACTCTTCTGCATATGGCTACTCGCAAGCACAGGATCCTGCTTGGTATGAATATCAAAAGTCAACTGGCAACCGCTTTGCGAAACGCACGAACGTTGAGGATTCCTTGGATTTCATAGGATGGTACAACTATCAGTCACACATTAAAAACCGTATTCGAAGGGATGATGCTTACAGGCTCTACCTTGCTTATCATGAAGGACAAGGTGGCTATTCAAGAAAAACCTACCTTAAAAAGAAATGGTTACTGCATGTCGCAACCAAGGTCAAAAACAGAGCTGAGCTTTATAAAAAACAACTTATCGCTTGTCATAAAATTCCACCTGAGAAGGTGATCAAGAAATCTACGCCAAAGAACAAAGGTAAATGTAATGCACCATGGCCCTATTGCTAA
- a CDS encoding DUF2914 domain-containing protein → MKLPETQNANHLYAFKKGYRLAMEGKSLTLMPSQIKLDSTMKTHFESGWHQYQEDIAEALENEKESPWRNKAIWTVMAIVAGLATASVMIHNVQQEKQASKPQKIAKKNVTATSAVAPPSQQPQAPDPGDFGLLSAAKNQTKKPSSPQEEKQSPAQKPSNEKPHISLSLLSHDERTDLELSKQEATSNPPLTGTQLIQSPIQIRSAVFTTEIANREPGKIYQNAIPKFVRKLYFFTQIQKANGEVLYHRWRYNGKVMATIPLKIKGKNFRTWSSKRLSSAWSGHWDVEVLNSQKQPIYRKTFIYSQ, encoded by the coding sequence ATGAAATTGCCAGAAACACAAAATGCCAACCACTTATATGCCTTTAAGAAAGGCTATCGGTTAGCTATGGAAGGCAAATCTTTAACGCTGATGCCCAGTCAGATCAAACTGGACAGCACGATGAAAACACACTTTGAAAGTGGCTGGCACCAGTACCAAGAAGACATTGCCGAGGCATTGGAGAATGAAAAGGAGTCTCCATGGCGTAATAAGGCAATTTGGACGGTCATGGCAATCGTTGCAGGCTTAGCAACTGCAAGCGTCATGATTCATAACGTCCAGCAAGAGAAACAAGCAAGCAAGCCTCAAAAGATCGCTAAGAAAAACGTCACCGCCACTTCTGCAGTAGCGCCACCTTCTCAGCAACCTCAAGCACCCGATCCGGGAGACTTTGGTCTTCTCTCCGCCGCTAAAAATCAAACAAAAAAGCCAAGCTCGCCACAAGAAGAGAAACAATCACCCGCGCAGAAACCTAGCAATGAAAAACCTCATATCTCTTTATCCTTACTCTCACACGATGAGCGAACAGATTTAGAACTATCCAAGCAAGAAGCTACTTCAAATCCACCATTGACCGGAACGCAGTTAATTCAAAGTCCTATTCAAATTCGTAGCGCTGTTTTTACGACTGAAATAGCAAACAGGGAACCAGGAAAAATTTATCAAAACGCCATTCCAAAATTTGTCAGAAAGCTTTATTTCTTCACTCAAATACAAAAGGCGAATGGTGAAGTGCTGTATCACCGTTGGCGTTACAATGGAAAAGTTATGGCTACAATCCCTCTTAAAATTAAAGGGAAAAATTTCCGCACATGGTCAAGCAAACGCCTCAGTAGCGCATGGAGCGGACACTGGGATGTCGAGGTGTTGAACAGCCAGAAGCAGCCTATATACCGAAAAACCTTTATTTATTCACAATGA
- the fabA gene encoding 3-hydroxyacyl-[acyl-carrier-protein] dehydratase FabA: protein MEQQSSYTKEELLKCGRGELFGPGNAQLPLPPMLMFDRISHISEEGGAFGKGQIRAELDVTSDLWFFECHFNNDPVMPGCLGLDAMWQLIGFFLGWTGGPGRGRALGSGEVKFYGQVLPTAKKVEYVIDMKRVIKRKLYMGIADAHMFVDGKEIYSAADLKVGLFTNTDSF, encoded by the coding sequence ATGGAACAGCAGTCTAGCTATACTAAAGAAGAATTATTGAAATGTGGTCGAGGAGAATTATTCGGCCCAGGTAATGCGCAACTTCCATTGCCTCCGATGTTAATGTTTGATCGAATCTCCCATATTTCAGAAGAAGGTGGAGCTTTTGGCAAGGGGCAAATTAGAGCTGAGTTAGATGTCACTAGTGATTTGTGGTTTTTTGAATGTCATTTCAACAACGACCCTGTTATGCCTGGTTGTTTGGGCTTGGATGCCATGTGGCAGTTGATCGGCTTTTTCCTAGGTTGGACAGGTGGGCCTGGACGAGGTCGTGCTCTTGGCTCAGGTGAAGTTAAATTTTATGGACAAGTTTTACCAACTGCCAAAAAAGTTGAATATGTAATTGATATGAAACGTGTGATCAAAAGGAAGCTATACATGGGTATTGCTGATGCACACATGTTTGTTGACGGAAAAGAAATTTATTCTGCGGCTGATTTAAAGGTCGGTTTGTTTACTAATACGGATTCTTTCTAA
- a CDS encoding NAD(P)H-dependent glycerol-3-phosphate dehydrogenase, translating to MSQKKVQNVVVLGAGAWGTALAIHLSRSGQSVSLWAHSDVHTQSLTQERKNQKYLPQVHFPDSLRVVSDLASSLESADAILVVVPSHVFRQVLSQVSSMVDVSEKHIAWATKGFEPESKKLLHEIAKQELCKDCHYTVLSGPTFAAEVAKGLPTAMVSASTDEQEAAYWASLFHHDAFRMYTQGDIAGVEVGGAYKNIMAIATGVSDGLHLGANARAAIISRGMAEMMRFAGLYGATPETLMGLAGLGDLVLTCTDNLSRNRQFGLKLASPKQTSESAQQEIGQVVEGVKAVRVVKAIADEKGLDLPIAEQVYQLVEGNITAKEAAEHLLARELKAES from the coding sequence ATGTCACAAAAAAAAGTGCAAAACGTCGTTGTTCTCGGTGCAGGTGCATGGGGAACAGCCTTGGCTATTCATTTGTCACGCTCCGGGCAGTCAGTATCTCTCTGGGCACATAGTGATGTGCATACCCAGAGTTTGACGCAAGAGCGCAAAAACCAAAAATATTTACCTCAAGTCCATTTTCCAGACAGTCTTCGAGTGGTAAGTGATCTCGCCTCCAGTCTTGAAAGCGCGGATGCCATTTTGGTGGTGGTGCCAAGTCATGTCTTTCGCCAGGTACTAAGCCAAGTTTCGAGTATGGTTGATGTTTCCGAGAAGCATATTGCCTGGGCAACCAAAGGTTTTGAGCCGGAAAGCAAGAAACTTTTGCATGAGATTGCAAAGCAAGAGTTGTGTAAAGATTGCCATTACACTGTGCTTTCAGGTCCTACCTTTGCAGCAGAAGTTGCAAAAGGGTTACCGACAGCCATGGTGAGCGCGTCAACCGATGAGCAGGAAGCTGCTTATTGGGCGAGCTTGTTTCATCATGATGCATTTCGTATGTATACCCAAGGCGATATTGCCGGTGTTGAAGTCGGTGGCGCTTACAAAAACATTATGGCAATCGCTACCGGTGTTAGTGATGGGTTGCACTTAGGGGCAAATGCACGTGCGGCGATTATTTCCAGAGGGATGGCGGAGATGATGCGTTTTGCCGGATTATACGGTGCGACACCAGAAACACTAATGGGGTTGGCGGGGCTTGGAGACTTAGTGTTGACTTGTACTGATAATCTATCACGTAACCGTCAGTTTGGTTTGAAGTTGGCGTCGCCAAAGCAAACTTCTGAAAGTGCGCAGCAGGAAATCGGGCAAGTGGTAGAAGGTGTCAAAGCGGTGAGAGTGGTTAAGGCCATTGCCGATGAAAAAGGCTTGGATCTTCCAATTGCTGAGCAGGTGTATCAGTTAGTGGAAGGAAATATCACGGCTAAGGAAGCAGCAGAGCATTTGTTGGCAAGAGAGTTAAAAGCCGAGTCTTAG
- a CDS encoding tRNA (cytidine(34)-2'-O)-methyltransferase — translation MIHIILYEPEIPQNTGALIRLSANMGAHLHLIKPYAFDLSEKKVRRAGLDYHELANLHEHETLEDCIHSVQPNRVFALTTKTTRYYTEPTFVDEDAFLFGPESRGLPLDVINSLPEEQRLTIPMVPGGRSLNLANAVSVMAYEAWRQLNFCMPK, via the coding sequence ATGATTCACATCATCTTGTATGAACCGGAAATTCCACAAAACACTGGGGCGTTAATTCGTTTGAGCGCAAACATGGGCGCGCATCTTCACCTGATCAAACCTTACGCTTTTGACTTAAGCGAAAAAAAGGTGCGCCGCGCAGGACTGGATTACCATGAGCTTGCAAACCTTCATGAGCACGAAACGCTCGAAGACTGCATTCATAGCGTACAACCCAACCGCGTTTTTGCTTTAACCACCAAAACGACTCGCTATTATACCGAACCTACGTTTGTTGACGAAGATGCTTTTTTGTTTGGCCCTGAAAGCAGAGGACTACCCTTGGATGTCATCAACAGCCTACCTGAAGAACAGCGACTAACCATCCCTATGGTTCCTGGCGGGCGCAGCCTAAATCTCGCCAATGCTGTTTCAGTTATGGCTTATGAGGCTTGGCGCCAACTTAACTTCTGCATGCCGAAATAG
- the fabB gene encoding beta-ketoacyl-ACP synthase I translates to MKRVVITGIGVVSSLGNNKDEVTNSLRKGKSGIVFAPEYAENGMRSQVHGAIKDLSFQEHIDRKQLRFMGDAAAYSYIAMKQAVEDSGLSEDQISNPRTGLVAGSGGGSNSNATDAVEIAKTKGVKRVGPYMVTRTMGSTVSACLATPFKIKGINYSISSACSTSAHCVGTAVEQIQLGKQDIVFAGGGEELHWTMSVLFDAMGALSSKYNDTPEKASRAYDTDRDGFVIAGGGGMVVVEELEHALARGAKIYAEITGYGANSDGYDMVAPSGEGAVRCMQMALKSVDGDVDYINPHGTSTPVGDTKEAAAIREVFGDKIPKISSTKSMSGHSLGAAGVHELIYSLCMLENDFIAPSINVENLDPECEGMPIVTEVIENAGLNRIMSNSFGFGGTNACIVVEKYKA, encoded by the coding sequence ATGAAGCGAGTAGTCATCACAGGTATAGGCGTTGTTTCAAGCCTAGGGAATAATAAAGATGAAGTTACCAATTCACTGCGAAAAGGTAAGTCAGGTATAGTATTTGCCCCAGAGTATGCTGAAAATGGAATGAGATCCCAAGTCCACGGAGCTATCAAAGACTTGAGCTTCCAGGAACACATTGACAGAAAACAACTACGTTTTATGGGTGATGCGGCGGCTTACAGTTATATTGCAATGAAGCAAGCTGTTGAAGACTCAGGCTTAAGTGAAGACCAAATTTCAAATCCTAGAACTGGACTGGTTGCAGGTTCTGGCGGTGGTTCTAACTCTAATGCCACTGATGCAGTTGAAATTGCTAAAACCAAAGGCGTTAAACGTGTAGGACCTTATATGGTTACCCGTACTATGGGGTCAACTGTTTCGGCATGTTTGGCAACGCCATTCAAGATTAAAGGTATTAACTATTCAATCAGTTCTGCGTGTTCAACTTCTGCGCACTGTGTAGGTACTGCAGTTGAGCAAATTCAACTTGGAAAACAAGATATTGTTTTTGCAGGTGGTGGTGAAGAGCTTCATTGGACAATGTCGGTATTGTTTGATGCGATGGGTGCATTGTCTTCAAAATATAATGACACTCCAGAAAAAGCTTCTCGGGCCTACGATACCGACCGAGATGGTTTTGTAATCGCTGGCGGTGGCGGTATGGTTGTAGTGGAAGAATTGGAGCATGCCCTAGCGCGAGGCGCCAAAATCTACGCTGAAATAACTGGCTATGGTGCTAACTCTGATGGTTACGATATGGTTGCACCATCTGGTGAAGGTGCTGTGCGTTGTATGCAGATGGCGCTGAAAAGTGTTGATGGTGATGTGGATTACATTAACCCGCACGGAACATCGACTCCAGTTGGTGACACGAAAGAAGCTGCGGCTATCCGTGAAGTGTTTGGTGATAAGATTCCTAAAATCAGTTCGACCAAGTCGATGTCCGGTCATTCATTGGGTGCGGCAGGCGTTCATGAACTGATATATAGCTTGTGCATGCTCGAAAATGACTTTATTGCACCTTCAATTAATGTTGAAAACCTTGATCCAGAATGTGAAGGTATGCCTATCGTAACTGAAGTTATTGAAAATGCAGGCTTGAATCGTATTATGAGTAACAGTTTCGGTTTTGGCGGAACAAATGCATGTATCGTTGTGGAAAAGTATAAAGCTTAA
- a CDS encoding dihydroorotate dehydrogenase, whose amino-acid sequence MMDLSVNLCGIHFNNPVGMASGNAGYGIEYQSVSGFSNRDVGAVFLKGTTLEPKLGNKPERVMESPCGLLNSIGLQNPGAKAVIEQYLPKLNMDESRFIINVSGSSIEEYAEVVRLFDQTDLPAIEVNISCPNVKKGGAAFGNDPDMAAKVVEACRASTTKPLIVKLSPNQTDIAEGARRVIDAGADMLSAINTLMGMQIDIHTGKPTLGNNQGGLSGPAVKPVALLKVHQVYQVAKQYNVPIIGLGGIASAEDAIEFFLAGASMVAIGTAMAKDPLLAKKVNKGIARYMQQHGYTSVSEMTGKLALNTDTVLCG is encoded by the coding sequence TTGATGGATTTATCGGTAAATTTGTGCGGCATTCATTTTAATAATCCGGTGGGCATGGCCTCCGGGAATGCTGGCTACGGCATAGAATACCAGTCTGTTTCCGGTTTTTCCAATAGAGATGTGGGGGCGGTGTTTCTGAAGGGGACTACTTTGGAGCCTAAGTTGGGCAACAAACCTGAAAGGGTGATGGAGTCTCCTTGCGGTTTGCTCAATTCAATTGGTTTGCAAAACCCCGGTGCTAAGGCGGTCATTGAACAATATTTGCCTAAGCTGAACATGGATGAGTCGCGATTCATTATTAATGTGTCTGGTTCATCTATTGAAGAATATGCAGAAGTAGTGCGTTTGTTTGATCAAACCGATTTGCCAGCGATTGAAGTGAATATTTCCTGTCCGAACGTCAAAAAAGGCGGGGCTGCTTTTGGAAACGATCCTGATATGGCGGCAAAGGTGGTTGAAGCTTGCCGTGCAAGTACGACAAAACCTTTAATTGTGAAGTTGTCGCCAAATCAGACGGACATTGCAGAAGGTGCAAGGCGTGTTATTGATGCGGGCGCGGATATGTTGTCGGCTATCAATACCTTGATGGGAATGCAGATAGATATTCACACAGGTAAGCCGACGCTGGGAAATAATCAAGGTGGTCTTTCCGGTCCTGCAGTAAAGCCTGTCGCGTTGCTTAAGGTTCATCAGGTTTACCAAGTTGCAAAACAGTATAATGTGCCGATTATTGGGTTAGGAGGTATTGCCTCTGCTGAAGATGCGATCGAGTTTTTCTTGGCAGGTGCGTCCATGGTTGCGATCGGCACCGCTATGGCAAAAGATCCTTTGTTGGCGAAAAAAGTGAACAAAGGCATTGCGCGCTACATGCAGCAGCATGGTTATACAAGCGTATCGGAGATGACAGGTAAGTTGGCTTTGAATACCGACACTGTCCTTTGTGGTTAA